In one window of Drosophila innubila isolate TH190305 chromosome 2L unlocalized genomic scaffold, UK_Dinn_1.0 4_B_2L, whole genome shotgun sequence DNA:
- the LOC117781878 gene encoding cysteine-rich with EGF-like domain protein 2 isoform X2, which produces MLLKICFVLSLLTVAAAIDDPQTKKDKSTKLPPCKACSVLVESFNLGLERTKRGKHAGGDAAWEQEKLRAYKKSEVRFVEIQEQLCTEVKRGQDHCHTLSNDHESLIEDWFTHKQDEEPDLHAWLCIKQLSVCCPPGTYGPTCQPCTDCNSNGKCKGNGTRKGNGQCLCDNGYAGVNCNDCNEQHYESFRDATKLLCTPCHAACGDGGCNGSGPKSCRKCKDGWSMETESGCVDINECLDQQRACKPQQFCVNNEGSFTCLECDRSCDGCDGDGPDMCKKCADGYNLKDGKCQVALNLDSDNDSDAVLEGALEREEL; this is translated from the exons atgctattaaaaatatgttttgtgCTGTCGCTTTtaacagttgcagctgctaTTGATGATCCACAAACGAAAAAGGATAAATCAACGAAGTTGCCGCCTTGTAAAGCATGCAGCGTACTTGTGGAATCGTTTAATTTGGGATTGGAGAGAACAAAACGAGGCAAACATGCCGGTGGTGATGCAGCTTGGGAGCAGGAGAAACTGCGAGCCTATAAGAAAAGTGAGGTGCGGTTTGTGGAAATCCAAGAGCAGCTATGCACCGAGGTGAAGCGAGGACAGGACCACTGTCATACACTAAGCAACGACCATGAGTCGCTGATCGAAGACTGGTTTACACACAAGCAGGACGAGGAGCCCGATCTGCATGCCTGGCTGTGCATTAAACAGCTGTCCGTCTGCTGCCCACCTGGCACCTATGGGCCAACGTGTCAACCCTGTACCGACTGCAACAGTAATG GCAAATGCAAGGGAAACGGAACACGCAAAGGAAATGGCCAGTGCCTGTGTGACAATGGATACGCCGGCGTCAATTGCAATGACTGCAATGAGCAACACTACGAATCCTTTCGTGATGCAACAAAGCTGCTGTGCACACCTTGTCATGCTGCTTGTGGTGACGGCGGTTGCAACGGATCTGGTCCTAAGAGCTGTCGCAAGTGCAAGGATGGCTGGAGCATGGAGACCGAAAGCGGCTGTGTGGACATTAACGAGTGCTTGGACCAGCAACGAGCATGTAAACCACAACAGTTCTGCGTTAACAATGAAGGATCATTCACGTGCCTTGAATGCGATCGCTCCTGTGATGGCTGTGATGGCGATGGACCGGATATGTGTAAGAAATGTGCAGATGGCTATAACCTTAAGGATGGCAAATGTCAGG TCGCTTTGAATTTGGACAGCGATAACGATTCAGATGCGGTTCTCGAAGGTGCATTGGAGCGCGAAGAACTATAA
- the LOC117781878 gene encoding cysteine-rich with EGF-like domain protein 2 isoform X1 produces MLLKICFVLSLLTVAAAIDDPQTKKDKSTKLPPCKACSVLVESFNLGLERTKRGKHAGGDAAWEQEKLRAYKKSEVRFVEIQEQLCTEVKRGQDHCHTLSNDHESLIEDWFTHKQDEEPDLHAWLCIKQLSVCCPPGTYGPTCQPCTDCNSNGKCKGNGTRKGNGQCLCDNGYAGVNCNDCNEQHYESFRDATKLLCTPCHAACGDGGCNGSGPKSCRKCKDGWSMETESGCVDINECLDQQRACKPQQFCVNNEGSFTCLECDRSCDGCDGDGPDMCKKCADGYNLKDGKCQDVSSQQRDSYVNITRLLTYFGMCVATCVIFQSSTHIAYIVGGAVAIYIAASEYWLNSTAQGAQKPEIDTKQLEDLIMKSL; encoded by the exons atgctattaaaaatatgttttgtgCTGTCGCTTTtaacagttgcagctgctaTTGATGATCCACAAACGAAAAAGGATAAATCAACGAAGTTGCCGCCTTGTAAAGCATGCAGCGTACTTGTGGAATCGTTTAATTTGGGATTGGAGAGAACAAAACGAGGCAAACATGCCGGTGGTGATGCAGCTTGGGAGCAGGAGAAACTGCGAGCCTATAAGAAAAGTGAGGTGCGGTTTGTGGAAATCCAAGAGCAGCTATGCACCGAGGTGAAGCGAGGACAGGACCACTGTCATACACTAAGCAACGACCATGAGTCGCTGATCGAAGACTGGTTTACACACAAGCAGGACGAGGAGCCCGATCTGCATGCCTGGCTGTGCATTAAACAGCTGTCCGTCTGCTGCCCACCTGGCACCTATGGGCCAACGTGTCAACCCTGTACCGACTGCAACAGTAATG GCAAATGCAAGGGAAACGGAACACGCAAAGGAAATGGCCAGTGCCTGTGTGACAATGGATACGCCGGCGTCAATTGCAATGACTGCAATGAGCAACACTACGAATCCTTTCGTGATGCAACAAAGCTGCTGTGCACACCTTGTCATGCTGCTTGTGGTGACGGCGGTTGCAACGGATCTGGTCCTAAGAGCTGTCGCAAGTGCAAGGATGGCTGGAGCATGGAGACCGAAAGCGGCTGTGTGGACATTAACGAGTGCTTGGACCAGCAACGAGCATGTAAACCACAACAGTTCTGCGTTAACAATGAAGGATCATTCACGTGCCTTGAATGCGATCGCTCCTGTGATGGCTGTGATGGCGATGGACCGGATATGTGTAAGAAATGTGCAGATGGCTATAACCTTAAGGATGGCAAATGTCAGG ATGTGTCGTCGCAGCAACGCGATTCATATGTGAACATCACACGGCTTCTCACCTACTTCGGCATGTGCGTGGCCACGTGCGTCATCTTTCAGAGCTCCACACACATTGCATACATTGTCGGCGGAGCGGTGGCTATCTATATAGCTGCGTCAGAGTATTGGTTAAATTCAACAGCACAAGGTGCTCAAAAGCCTGAAATAGACACAAAGCAGCTTGAGGATTTAATTATGAAGTCATTATAA
- the LOC117781672 gene encoding probable cytosolic Fe-S cluster assembly factor GJ13047, with protein MSRFSGALQLTDLDDFITPSQECIKPVTIDKTKSKTGAKITVQADGYYEESDSGKQKLQKVEITLQDCLACSGCITSAEGVLITQQSQEELLKVLRENQTLKTTDESKEARIIVFTISTQPLLSLAHRYQLGVEETARHLAGYLRQLGADYVLCTKIADDLALLECRQEFVDRFRDNPELGMLSSSCPGWVCYAEKTHGTFILPHIATTRSPQQIMGVLVKQLLAEKLGVSGSRIYHVTVMPCYDKKLEASRDDFYSEVNESRDVDCVITSIEVEQMLQTEEQTLQQYAPSDFDWPWTDQQPESLIWAHEATMSGGYAEHIFKYAAHELFSEETPNELQFKALRNRDFSEICLEKDGKILLKFAIANGFRNIQNLVQKLKRGKTAPYHFVEVMACPSGCINGGAQVRPTTGQHVRELTQQLEEMYKQLPRSDPDNTHTKQIYTEFLGGAHTDKSEELLHTKYHAVEKLNTALNIKW; from the exons ATGTCGCGATTTAGCGGAGCTTTACAACTTACTGACCTAGACGACTTTATTACTCCTTCACAG GAATGCATAAAACCAGTGACGATAGATAAGACAAAGTCGAAGACTGGCGCTAAAATTACTGTGCAAGCCGATGGCTACTACGAGGAATCTGAT AGCGGTAAGCAAAAGCTGCAGAAAGTTGAGATCACACTGCAAGATTGCTTGGCCTGCTCCGGGTGCATTACTTCCGCCGAGGGCGTACTTATTACGCAGCAAAGTCAGGAGGAGCTGCTCAAAGTGCTGCGCGAAAATCAAACTCTTAAAACCACCGATGAGAGCAAGGAGGCTCGTATCATTGTGTTTACCATTTCCACACAGCCACTGCTGAGTTTGGCACATCGCTATCAGCTCGGCGTGGAGGAGACGGCACGCCATTTGGCCGGTTACTTACGTCAACTCGGAGCGGATTATGTTCTGTGTACAAAAATTGCTGATGATCTGGCATTGCTCGAGTGTCGGCAGGAGTTTGTTGATCGCTTTCGCGACAATCCAGAGCTCGGCATGCTCAGTTCCTCGTGTCCCGGATGGGTTTGCTATGCCGAGAAAACGCATGGTACTTTCATATTGCCTCACATTGCCACAACGCGTTCGCCGCAACAGATTATGGGTGTTCTGGtcaagcaattgttggctGAAAAGCTGGGAGTGTCAGGTTCAAGGATCTACCATGTGACAGTCATGCCCTGCTATGACAAAAAGCTGGAGGCTTCCCGCGACGATTTTTATAGCGAGGTGAATGAGTCACGTGATGTGGACTGTGTAATTACCTCAA TTGAGGTGGAACAAATGCTGCAAACGGAGGAACAAACATTGCAGCAGTATGCACCCTCGGATTTCGATTGGCCCTGGACGGATCAGCAGCCGGAATCTCTGATATGGGCACATGAGGCGACCATGTCTGGTGGCTATGCGGagcacatatttaaatatgccgCCCATGAGCTATTCAGCGAGGAGACGCCCAATGAGTTGCAATTCAAGGCGCTACGAAATCGCGATTTTAGCGAAATTTGCTTGGAAAAAGATGGCAagatacttttaaaatttgccaTTGCAAATGGATTTCGTAATATACAAAATCTGGTACAGAAACTGAAGCGTGGCAAAACGGCACCATATCATTTTGTCGAAGTGATGGCCTGCCCCTCCGGCTGCATCAATGGCGGTGCACAGGTGCGACCGACGACGGGACAACATGTGCGTGAGTTAACCCAACAGCTCGAGGAAATGTACAAGCAGCTGCCCCGCTCCGATCCCGATAATACGCATACTAAACAGATATACACTGAATTTTTGGGTGGCGCACATACGGATAAATCTGAAGAGCTACTGCACACAAAGTATCACGCAGTGGAGAAACTCAATACGGCGTTAAACATAAAATGGTAG
- the LOC117779848 gene encoding protein CNPPD1 — MGRSKFVASTPKKVMQHGEFINRIRKTLYYGGVDTTEADMEVSMPFAEYAADLFSEPHRGHSLHRLSSIAAGKTHATPCSLIMALIYLDRLNIIDPGYGCRITPQELFVVSLMISTKFYAGHDERFYLEDWAKEGNMSEDKLKEMEIEFLTAIDWNIYISNEQFFDKLSSVERTLAQREGLRRGWLTYSELMQLLPNFTLMSFLLNNFAVLALSYAASVFTIAGAFFIASQVPGTLWHRQTDTSPAATVNTTLTTPIATPVATQAAPVLGGENSIRVAAPNESCNALNVELELLKLEQQYCAEERLNELQRRQRLEQPPANALLPTISHMEFATTPQDNTQHWLNIKSQYSDDNENRNVMNFGHNKHNNWNHAQNASVFWQLLSDAMSHQSFLVRWPELWPKFI; from the exons ATGGGGCGAAGTAAATTCGTCGCCTCCACGCCAAAAAAG GTGATGCAGCACGGGGAGTTTATAAATCGCATACGTAAAACACTCTACTATGGTGGCGTGGACACCACAGAGGCGGACATGGAAGTTTCCATGCCGTTTGCTGAGTATGCAGCTGATTTATTCTCGGAGCCACATCGGGGTCATTCATTGCATCGTTTGAGTTCGATTGCTGCTGGCAAAACTCATGCCACACCATGCTCTCTAATAATGGCTTTAATTTACTTGGATCGCCTGAATATCATTGATCCGGGATATGGCTGTAGAATCACGCCACAGGAACTGTTTGTTGTGTCATTG atgatttcaaccaaattctATGCCGGCCACGATGAACGTTTCTATTTGGAAGACTGGGCAAAAGAGGGCAACATGAGTGAGGACAAGCTTAAGGAAATGGAAATTGAGTTTTTGACAGCCATT GACTGGAACATATACATATCGAATGAACAATTCTTTGATAAGCTGAGCAGTGTGGAACGCACGCTGGCACAACGAGAGGGGCTGAGACGAGGCTGGTTAACCTACAGTGAATTAATGCAGTTGCTGCCCAACTTTACGTTGATGAGCTTTTTACTTAATAATTTCGCAGTGCTGGCGTTAAGCTATGCGGCCAGCGTGTTTACGATCGCGGGCGCCTTTTTCATTGCTAGCCAAGTGCCGGGCACGCTGTGGCATCGTCAAACCGACACGAGTCCAGCAGCAACGGTCAACACAACGCTTACGACCCCAATTGCCACGCCCGTTGCTACACAAGCTGCGCCTGTTCTTGGTGGCGAGAATTCGATTCGGGTTGCTGCGCCCAATGAAAGCTGCAATGCATTGAATGTGGAGTTGGAACTCTTGAAGCTGGAGCAACAATATTGTGCCGAAGAAAGACTGAATGAATTGCAACGCAGACAGCGTTTGGAACAACCCCCTGCTAATGCCCTTCTACCGACCATCTCTCATATGGAATTTGCGACCACTCCTCAGGATAATACGCAACACTGGCTCAACATTAAATCACAATACAGCGATGATAATGAGAATCGAAATGTTATGAATTTTGGCcacaacaagcacaacaattGGAATCATGCCCAGAATGCATCCGTTTTTTGGCAACTGCTCAGCGATGCAATGTCGCATCAATCGTTTTTAGTACGCTGGCCAGAGCTGTGGCCAAAATTCATCTAA